One genomic segment of Bacteroides caccae includes these proteins:
- a CDS encoding site-specific integrase: MRSTFKVLFYVKKGSEKPNGNLPLMCRITVDGEIKQFSCKMDVPLRLWDVKNNRASGKSVEAQRINRAVDKIRVEINRRYHELMQTGGYVTAAKLKDAYLGIGVKQETLLKLFDRHNAKFAKKVGHSRAKGTFQRYITVCKHLHEFIPYTYKREDIPLKELNLTFINDFEYFLRTEKRCRTNTVWGYMIVLKHIVAIARNDGRLPFNPFAGYINSPESVDRGYLTKSEIQTLMDAPMKNAYHELVRDMFVFSVFTGLAYSDVKNLTTDNLQTFFDGNLWIITRRKKTNTESNIRLLDVPRKIIEKYRGLARDNKVFPMPSNTTCNKILKEIGRQCGFKTRLSTHVARHTNATTVLLSNGVPIETVSRLLGHTNIKTTQIYAKITSQKISQDMEALSHKLEDMEKNICSAI, translated from the coding sequence ATGAGAAGTACATTCAAAGTATTGTTCTATGTGAAGAAAGGCAGCGAAAAGCCTAACGGCAACCTGCCTTTGATGTGCCGTATCACGGTGGACGGTGAAATCAAACAGTTCAGTTGCAAGATGGACGTTCCATTGCGGCTGTGGGACGTGAAGAACAACCGAGCTTCCGGCAAGAGTGTCGAAGCGCAGAGAATCAACCGTGCGGTGGATAAAATCCGAGTGGAAATAAACCGCCGCTATCATGAACTGATGCAGACGGGCGGATATGTTACAGCAGCCAAGCTGAAAGATGCCTATCTCGGTATAGGGGTCAAGCAGGAAACCCTGTTGAAACTCTTCGACCGGCACAACGCCAAGTTCGCCAAGAAAGTGGGACACAGCAGGGCAAAGGGGACATTCCAGCGTTACATAACCGTCTGCAAGCATCTCCATGAGTTTATCCCATATACCTACAAACGTGAAGATATTCCACTGAAAGAGTTAAACCTCACATTCATCAACGATTTCGAGTATTTCCTACGCACTGAGAAGAGATGCCGCACCAATACCGTATGGGGTTATATGATTGTGTTGAAACACATCGTTGCCATCGCAAGGAATGACGGACGGTTGCCGTTCAATCCATTTGCGGGATATATCAACTCTCCCGAAAGCGTGGACAGAGGGTATCTGACCAAATCGGAAATACAGACGCTTATGGACGCACCGATGAAGAACGCCTATCATGAACTTGTCAGGGATATGTTTGTCTTTTCCGTTTTCACGGGGTTGGCATATTCCGATGTGAAGAATCTGACCACCGACAACCTGCAAACATTCTTTGACGGCAACCTGTGGATAATCACCCGAAGGAAGAAGACCAACACCGAATCCAATATCCGCCTGTTGGACGTTCCCAGAAAGATAATAGAGAAATACAGGGGCTTGGCGAGGGATAACAAAGTGTTCCCCATGCCGAGCAATACCACCTGCAACAAGATACTGAAAGAAATCGGCAGACAATGCGGCTTCAAGACACGTCTAAGCACACACGTTGCGAGACATACGAACGCCACGACCGTACTTTTGTCCAACGGAGTACCCATTGAAACCGTCAGCCGTCTGCTGGGACATACCAATATCAAAACCACGCAGATATACGCCAAAATCACCTCCCAGAAGATTAGTCAGGACATGGAAGCCCTGTCGCATAAGTTGGAGGATATGGAGAAGAACATTTGCAGTGCCATTTAA
- a CDS encoding L-threonylcarbamoyladenylate synthase, which translates to MIEDIKKACQVMNEGGVILYPTDTVWGIGCDATNEEAVRRVYEIKKRADSKAMLVLVDSSVKVDFYVQDVPDVAWDLIEVADKPLTIIYSGARNLAPNLLAEDGSVGIRVTNEAFSKRLCQQFRKAIVSTSANVSGQPGAANFSEISDEIKSAVDYIVGYRQDDMSRPKPSSIIKLDKGGVIKIIRE; encoded by the coding sequence ATGATAGAAGATATTAAAAAAGCCTGTCAGGTGATGAATGAAGGAGGTGTCATCCTTTATCCTACCGATACCGTTTGGGGCATAGGCTGTGACGCGACTAACGAAGAAGCTGTACGTCGGGTATATGAGATTAAGAAACGTGCCGATAGCAAAGCTATGCTGGTGCTGGTTGATTCGTCTGTCAAGGTGGATTTTTATGTACAGGATGTTCCTGATGTGGCATGGGATTTGATAGAAGTTGCCGATAAACCATTGACGATTATCTATTCCGGTGCACGCAATTTGGCTCCGAACCTGCTTGCGGAAGACGGAAGCGTGGGAATCCGTGTGACGAATGAAGCGTTTTCCAAACGTCTTTGCCAGCAGTTCCGCAAGGCAATCGTGTCTACATCAGCCAATGTAAGCGGCCAGCCGGGAGCTGCCAACTTTAGTGAAATCAGTGACGAGATCAAATCGGCAGTAGACTATATCGTCGGCTATCGTCAGGACGATATGAGCAGACCGAAACCCTCAAGTATTATAAAACTGGACAAAGGTGGAGTGATTAAGATAATTCGCGAATAA
- a CDS encoding chloride channel protein: protein MKEEKLSLLQRCIKWRENNIKEKQFILILSFLVGIFTAFAALLLKFFIHQIQNFLTDNFNATEANYLYLVYPVVGIFLAGWFVRNIVKDDISHGVTKILYAISRRQGRIKRHNIWSSTIASAITIGFGGSVGAEAPIVLTGSAIGSNLGSVFKMEHRTLMLLVGCGAAGAIAGIFKAPIAGLVFTLEVLMIDLTMSSLLPLLISAVTAATVSYITTGTEAMFKFHLDQAFELERIPFVILLGIFCGLISLYFTRAMNSVEGVFGKLNNPYKKLAFGGVMLSVLIFLFPPLYGEGYDTINLLLNGTSAAEWDTVMNNSMFYGYGNLLLVYLMLIILLKVFASSATNGGGGCGGIFAPSLYLGCIAGFVFSHFSNDLAFSAYLPEKNFALMGMAGVMSGVMHAPLTGVFLIAELTGGYDLFLPLMIVSVSSYLTIIAFEPHSIYSMRLAKKGQLLTHHKDKAVLTLMKMENVVEKDFVVVHPEMDLGELVKAIAASHRNVFPVTDKKTGELLGVVLLDDIRNIMFRQELYHRFTVNKLMTSAPAKIFDSDGMEQVMQTFDDTKAWNLPVVDEEGRYQGFVSKSKIFNSYRQVLVHFSED from the coding sequence ATGAAAGAGGAAAAACTTAGTTTATTGCAGCGTTGCATCAAGTGGCGGGAAAATAATATCAAGGAGAAACAGTTTATCCTGATATTGAGTTTTCTGGTGGGGATTTTCACTGCGTTTGCCGCTTTACTATTGAAGTTCTTCATTCACCAGATACAGAACTTCTTAACAGATAATTTCAATGCGACGGAAGCCAACTATTTGTATCTGGTGTATCCGGTAGTCGGAATTTTTCTTGCAGGCTGGTTTGTGCGTAACATTGTGAAGGATGACATCAGCCATGGGGTCACCAAGATTCTGTATGCTATCTCCCGTAGGCAGGGACGCATCAAGCGGCATAACATTTGGTCGTCTACCATTGCCAGTGCCATTACGATCGGATTCGGCGGATCGGTAGGGGCGGAGGCGCCGATTGTGCTGACGGGGTCGGCGATCGGTTCCAATTTGGGCAGTGTGTTCAAAATGGAGCACCGGACGTTGATGTTGCTGGTAGGATGTGGCGCGGCAGGTGCGATTGCCGGAATCTTTAAGGCTCCGATCGCCGGACTGGTGTTTACGCTGGAAGTCCTGATGATAGATCTGACTATGTCTTCTTTACTCCCGTTGCTGATTTCTGCAGTGACGGCGGCAACCGTTTCGTATATCACTACCGGCACGGAAGCCATGTTCAAGTTTCATCTCGACCAGGCATTCGAACTGGAACGTATTCCTTTCGTTATCCTGCTGGGGATTTTCTGCGGTCTGATTTCGCTGTACTTCACACGTGCTATGAACTCGGTAGAAGGAGTTTTCGGTAAGCTCAACAATCCTTATAAGAAACTGGCTTTCGGCGGTGTTATGCTGAGTGTGCTGATTTTCCTTTTTCCACCTCTCTATGGTGAAGGTTACGATACAATCAACCTGTTGCTGAACGGAACGTCTGCGGCGGAGTGGGATACGGTGATGAACAACTCCATGTTCTACGGCTACGGCAATCTGTTATTGGTCTATTTGATGTTGATTATCTTATTGAAGGTATTTGCTTCCAGTGCGACGAACGGTGGTGGTGGATGTGGTGGTATATTTGCTCCTTCACTTTATCTGGGATGTATTGCCGGATTTGTATTCTCGCATTTCAGCAATGATCTTGCTTTCTCAGCTTATCTGCCCGAAAAGAATTTCGCTTTAATGGGAATGGCGGGAGTGATGAGCGGAGTGATGCACGCTCCGTTGACGGGTGTCTTCCTGATTGCTGAACTGACCGGAGGATACGACTTGTTCCTTCCGTTGATGATTGTGTCTGTCAGTTCTTATCTCACGATTATAGCGTTTGAGCCTCATAGTATCTATTCGATGCGTCTGGCAAAGAAAGGACAACTGCTTACGCATCATAAGGATAAAGCGGTATTGACATTGATGAAAATGGAGAATGTCGTGGAGAAGGATTTCGTAGTGGTTCATCCTGAAATGGATTTAGGCGAACTGGTGAAGGCTATCGCCGCTTCCCACCGGAATGTGTTTCCCGTGACGGATAAGAAGACTGGCGAACTGTTGGGAGTTGTACTGCTCGACGATATCCGGAACATCATGTTCCGTCAGGAACTTTATCATCGTTTTACTGTTAATAAATTAATGACATCCGCCCCAGCCAAGATATTCGATTCGGACGGAATGGAACAGGTGATGCAGACTTTCGATGATACCAAAGCCTGGAATCTTCCCGTGGTGGATGAGGAAGGACGTTATCAGGGATTTGTCTCTAAATCGAAGATATTTAACTCATACCGGCAGGTATTAGTACATTTTTCAGAAGACTAA
- the hxsB gene encoding His-Xaa-Ser system radical SAM maturase HxsB, with translation MAYQLLPFRFERFDENKYLLTNEVGEYIFLSNEDFQCFVDGKLDEHSELFYDLASKQIATTDKTEDVVRMLATKFRTKKSILRDFTSLHMIVPTLRCNSSCIYCQVARKNMDDHSADMTKKTAKNVVKTIFQSPSPFIKIEFQGGDPSTDFDMVKYIIEEAEWQNLFKRRELDFVICTNLTLLNEDMVKYLKKHKCMISTSLDGPKDLHDMNRPLQNKELDHHVIFEKNLAMIRQIWGDGDCVSALMTTSKHSLGRFKDIIDEYIRLGFNNIFLRSLNPYGFAKQYKEKIAYPVEEFIANYKEGLDYIIELNKQGTFFVEGFAALLLKRMLTPFATGFVDLQSPAGVGIAGAIYDYDGNVYVSDEARMMARFKNYYFRLGNVNENSYQEMFNGELLHHIIASACNECLPVCAECVFQPYCGADPVRNMSEQGDMIGFRPTNEMCKKTKAIIHYLFELLQKHDPEINRIFWSWLN, from the coding sequence ATGGCTTATCAATTACTGCCGTTCCGCTTCGAACGATTCGATGAAAACAAATATCTCCTTACAAATGAAGTAGGAGAATATATTTTTCTGTCAAACGAAGATTTTCAATGCTTTGTTGATGGGAAGTTAGACGAACATAGTGAGTTATTTTACGACCTCGCTTCCAAACAGATTGCCACAACAGACAAGACGGAAGATGTGGTGCGGATGCTTGCCACTAAGTTCCGCACCAAGAAAAGCATTTTACGTGATTTTACCTCGCTGCACATGATTGTGCCTACATTGCGCTGTAATTCCAGTTGTATATATTGCCAAGTTGCCCGTAAGAACATGGATGACCACTCTGCCGACATGACAAAAAAGACGGCAAAGAACGTAGTGAAAACCATTTTTCAGTCGCCATCGCCTTTCATCAAGATAGAGTTTCAAGGAGGCGACCCTTCAACGGATTTCGATATGGTGAAGTATATTATCGAAGAAGCTGAATGGCAAAACTTGTTTAAGAGACGAGAGTTGGATTTCGTTATTTGTACCAACCTTACGTTGCTTAATGAAGACATGGTAAAATACTTAAAGAAACATAAATGTATGATTTCCACTTCGCTGGATGGTCCTAAGGATTTGCACGATATGAACCGTCCACTGCAAAACAAAGAACTGGATCATCATGTCATCTTTGAAAAGAATCTTGCCATGATACGGCAAATATGGGGTGACGGTGATTGCGTTTCGGCGTTAATGACCACTTCTAAACATAGCTTGGGACGTTTCAAGGATATTATCGATGAATACATACGTTTGGGCTTTAACAACATCTTCTTACGTTCGCTCAATCCCTACGGCTTTGCCAAACAATATAAAGAGAAAATAGCCTATCCGGTTGAAGAGTTCATCGCCAACTATAAAGAAGGCTTGGATTATATCATAGAATTGAACAAACAAGGAACTTTCTTTGTGGAAGGTTTTGCAGCCTTGTTGTTGAAACGTATGCTAACTCCTTTTGCTACTGGTTTCGTTGATTTACAGTCGCCTGCCGGAGTGGGTATCGCTGGGGCAATCTACGATTATGATGGTAATGTGTATGTTTCGGATGAAGCCCGTATGATGGCACGTTTCAAGAACTACTATTTTCGGTTGGGCAATGTAAACGAAAACAGCTATCAGGAAATGTTCAATGGCGAATTACTTCATCATATCATAGCCTCTGCTTGCAACGAATGTTTGCCTGTCTGTGCCGAATGTGTGTTTCAGCCCTATTGCGGTGCTGACCCAGTTCGCAATATGTCTGAGCAAGGTGACATGATAGGCTTCAGACCGACAAATGAAATGTGCAAAAAGACGAAAGCCATCATACACTATTTGTTTGAGCTATTGCAGAAACACGACCCGGAGATAAACAGAATATTTTGGT
- the recJ gene encoding single-stranded-DNA-specific exonuclease RecJ — translation MNHKWNYQPITPEQAETSQTLAQELGISPILGQLLVQRGITKAVDAKKFFRPQLPDLHDPFLMNDMDIAVERLNKAMGKKERILIYGDYDVDGTTAVALVYKFIQQFYSNLDYYIPDRYNEGYGISKKGVDYAAETGVGLIIVLDCGIKAVEEITYAKEKGIDFIICDHHVPDDILPPAVAILNAKRPDNTYPYTHLSGCGVGFKFMQAFAISNGIEFHHLIPLLDLVAVSIASDIVPIMGENRILAFHGLKQLNSNPSVGMKAIIDVCGLSEREITVSDIVFKIGPRINASGRIQNGKEAVDLLTEKDFSVALEKAGQINQYNETRKDLDKSMTEEANNIVANLEGLAERRSIVLYNEEWHKGVIGIVASRLTEVYYRPAVVLTRTDDMATGSARSVSGFDVYKAIEHCRDLLENFGGHTYAAGLSMKVENVEAFTKRFEDFVSQHILPEQTSAVIDIDAEIDFRDITPRFFSDLKKFNPFGPDNMKPIFCTHHVYDYGTSKVVGRDQEHIKLELVDNKSNNVMNGIAFGQSSHVRYIKTKRSFDICYTIEENTHKRGEVQLQIEDIKPIE, via the coding sequence ATGAATCACAAATGGAATTATCAACCCATTACACCCGAACAGGCAGAGACAAGCCAGACATTGGCCCAGGAATTAGGGATTAGCCCGATACTTGGACAACTTTTGGTACAGCGGGGAATAACGAAGGCGGTTGACGCCAAGAAGTTTTTCCGCCCGCAATTGCCCGACCTGCACGATCCGTTCCTGATGAACGACATGGATATTGCAGTAGAACGTCTGAATAAGGCTATGGGAAAGAAAGAGCGTATTCTGATTTATGGAGATTATGATGTAGACGGAACTACCGCCGTAGCACTAGTCTACAAGTTTATCCAACAGTTCTATTCGAACTTGGATTATTACATACCCGACCGCTATAACGAAGGGTATGGCATTTCTAAAAAAGGAGTGGACTATGCCGCTGAAACCGGTGTAGGATTGATTATTGTACTCGATTGCGGCATCAAAGCAGTGGAGGAAATAACGTATGCCAAAGAGAAAGGTATTGATTTTATCATCTGTGACCACCACGTGCCGGATGACATCCTTCCTCCTGCCGTAGCCATCCTAAACGCCAAACGTCCGGACAATACGTATCCGTACACACACCTTTCGGGCTGCGGTGTCGGTTTCAAGTTCATGCAGGCATTTGCTATCAGCAACGGTATCGAGTTTCATCACTTGATTCCTCTGCTCGATCTGGTAGCGGTAAGTATCGCTTCGGACATCGTGCCGATTATGGGCGAGAACCGTATTCTTGCTTTTCACGGACTGAAACAGCTGAACAGTAATCCGAGTGTGGGAATGAAAGCAATTATTGACGTCTGCGGACTCTCCGAACGGGAAATCACTGTCAGCGATATCGTGTTCAAAATCGGACCGCGCATCAATGCTTCGGGACGTATCCAGAATGGAAAAGAAGCTGTCGACCTGCTCACGGAGAAAGATTTCTCGGTTGCACTGGAGAAAGCAGGACAAATCAACCAGTACAACGAAACCCGCAAGGACCTCGACAAGAGCATGACGGAAGAAGCCAACAACATTGTCGCCAATCTGGAAGGGTTGGCCGAACGGCGTTCTATCGTTCTCTACAATGAAGAATGGCACAAAGGGGTGATCGGCATCGTAGCTTCCCGCCTGACAGAAGTTTATTATCGTCCCGCCGTTGTACTGACACGGACAGATGACATGGCAACTGGTTCGGCACGCTCCGTTTCCGGTTTTGATGTTTATAAGGCGATCGAACATTGCCGCGACTTGCTTGAGAACTTCGGAGGGCATACATACGCTGCCGGATTATCCATGAAAGTAGAGAATGTGGAGGCTTTCACCAAGCGGTTCGAGGACTTCGTTTCGCAGCATATCCTGCCCGAACAGACCAGTGCGGTAATCGACATCGATGCTGAAATTGATTTCAGGGATATTACGCCCAGGTTCTTCAGTGACCTGAAGAAGTTCAATCCTTTCGGCCCGGACAATATGAAGCCGATTTTCTGTACGCATCATGTATATGACTACGGTACAAGCAAAGTGGTGGGACGCGACCAGGAACATATCAAATTGGAACTGGTTGACAACAAGTCGAACAATGTAATGAACGGTATCGCATTCGGACAAAGTTCGCACGTGCGCTATATCAAGACAAAGCGCTCCTTCGACATTTGTTACACCATTGAAGAAAACACGCACAAGCGTGGCGAAGTCCAACTTCAAATCGAAGATATAAAGCCGATTGAATAA
- the fmt gene encoding methionyl-tRNA formyltransferase, whose product MKKEDLRIVYMGTPDFAVEALRQLVEGGYNVVGVITMPDKPAGRGHKIQYSPVKQYALEQNLPLLQPEKLKDEAFVQALREWKADLQIVVAFRMLPEVVWSMPRLGTFNLHASLLPQYRGAAPINWAVINGDTETGITTFFLKHEIDTGEVIQQVRVPIADTDNVEIVHDKLMMLGGKLVVETVDAILNGVVKPVPQEEMAIVGELRPAPKIFKETCRIDWNQPVKKVYDFIRGLSPYPAAWSELVSPEGEVVVVKIFESEKVSEAHQLSAGTIVTDGKKYIKVAVPDGFVSVLSLQLPGKKRLKTDELLRGFRLTNEYKMN is encoded by the coding sequence ATGAAGAAAGAAGATTTAAGAATAGTATATATGGGTACTCCCGATTTTGCGGTGGAGGCCTTGCGTCAGTTGGTAGAAGGCGGATATAACGTTGTGGGCGTGATAACGATGCCCGATAAGCCGGCCGGACGCGGACATAAGATTCAATATTCTCCCGTTAAACAATATGCGCTCGAACAGAATTTGCCGTTACTCCAACCGGAGAAGTTGAAAGATGAGGCGTTTGTACAGGCGTTGCGTGAATGGAAAGCGGATTTGCAGATTGTGGTTGCTTTCCGTATGTTACCGGAAGTGGTGTGGAGTATGCCGCGGTTGGGAACTTTCAATCTCCATGCTTCTTTGCTTCCTCAATACCGGGGGGCCGCTCCTATCAATTGGGCGGTAATTAATGGAGATACGGAAACGGGTATCACTACTTTCTTCCTGAAGCATGAGATAGATACGGGAGAAGTCATTCAGCAGGTACGTGTACCTATTGCCGATACGGATAATGTAGAGATTGTGCATGATAAACTGATGATGTTGGGCGGAAAGCTGGTCGTTGAGACGGTGGACGCCATTCTGAACGGTGTGGTAAAACCGGTTCCGCAGGAAGAAATGGCGATTGTCGGTGAGCTTCGTCCTGCTCCGAAGATATTCAAAGAGACTTGCCGGATCGACTGGAATCAACCGGTGAAGAAAGTCTATGATTTTATTCGCGGACTCTCTCCTTATCCGGCTGCCTGGAGTGAATTGGTCAGTCCTGAAGGAGAAGTGGTGGTCGTGAAGATTTTCGAAAGCGAAAAAGTTAGTGAAGCGCATCAATTGTCTGCCGGAACGATTGTGACGGATGGGAAGAAATATATAAAGGTGGCTGTGCCCGATGGGTTCGTGTCTGTCCTTTCTTTGCAACTTCCCGGCAAGAAACGTCTGAAAACGGATGAATTGCTTCGTGGATTCCGTCTGACGAACGAATATAAAATGAACTGA
- the hxsD gene encoding His-Xaa-Ser system protein HxsD, with protein MAVMKFPVVELAEDKFQVSVDMSLYVKEVLTAAIYKFSHLFYIHQQTDANNQTLVNVIFESKDNNKVTEDVPKQFCNELIDQQIRYNTNAQFGHIRDMIVQEAFKPVTSK; from the coding sequence ATGGCAGTAATGAAGTTTCCAGTCGTAGAGCTTGCGGAGGATAAGTTTCAAGTTTCAGTAGATATGAGCCTGTATGTTAAGGAGGTTTTGACAGCGGCTATCTACAAGTTTTCTCACCTATTCTATATACATCAGCAAACGGATGCTAATAATCAGACGCTTGTGAATGTTATTTTTGAGTCGAAAGACAATAATAAGGTGACCGAAGATGTGCCTAAACAATTCTGCAATGAATTGATAGACCAACAGATTCGATATAATACGAATGCACAGTTCGGACATATTCGTGACATGATAGTTCAAGAAGCGTTCAAACCTGTAACTTCTAAATAA
- a CDS encoding acyl-CoA thioesterase: MEEIVFHHTLPIQLRFNDVDKFGHVNNTVYFSFYDLGKTEYFASVCPGVDWEKTGIVVVHIEADFVKQIFASDHIAVQTAVSEVGTKSFHLLQRVIDTKTNEIKCICKSIMVTFDLERHESMPLTEEWIEAICKYEGRDLRKKK; the protein is encoded by the coding sequence ATGGAAGAAATCGTATTTCACCACACGCTACCTATTCAGTTGCGCTTCAATGACGTAGATAAATTCGGTCACGTCAACAACACTGTTTATTTTTCTTTTTACGATTTGGGCAAGACTGAATACTTCGCTTCCGTATGTCCCGGAGTCGACTGGGAGAAGACCGGCATTGTCGTTGTCCATATCGAAGCAGATTTCGTCAAACAGATCTTCGCATCAGACCATATCGCCGTACAGACTGCCGTTTCCGAAGTAGGAACGAAAAGCTTTCATCTGCTCCAACGGGTGATCGACACAAAGACGAACGAGATAAAATGTATCTGCAAATCAATCATGGTGACTTTCGACCTGGAGAGACATGAGTCCATGCCTCTGACGGAGGAATGGATAGAAGCGATCTGCAAGTATGAAGGCAGGGATTTAAGAAAGAAGAAATAA
- the mobV gene encoding MobV family relaxase: MGYAVLHMEKTGGTDAAMSAHIERTIHPKNADASRTHLNRELIKFPDGVENRTQAIQHRLDTAGLTRKIGNNQVRAIRVLLTGTHEDMERITQEGRLDKWCEDNLRYLSDTFGRENIVSVVLHMDEQTPHIHATLVPIVREERKRKKKEQQVKKRYRKKPTDAARLCADDIMTRAKLKSYQDSYAQAKIQTMQTEHKKELSRLTALLNKTLKWFPQIKGILNLERVCLAGGFSQEQTAVLMMGKPLEYSGELYSEEYKRKFMAKDVKAKVFTDKGKFVLTIDLKPIGDWFREQFGKLKQGFNVRQNPKQSRLKL, from the coding sequence ATGGGCTATGCAGTATTACATATGGAGAAGACAGGCGGAACGGATGCCGCCATGTCCGCACACATAGAACGAACTATCCATCCGAAAAATGCCGATGCGAGCCGGACTCATCTCAATCGGGAACTGATAAAGTTTCCTGACGGAGTGGAGAACAGGACACAAGCCATACAGCACCGATTGGACACCGCAGGACTGACACGCAAAATCGGCAACAACCAAGTGAGGGCAATCCGTGTCCTGCTTACGGGAACGCACGAGGATATGGAACGTATCACCCAAGAGGGCAGACTTGATAAATGGTGCGAGGATAATTTGAGATACCTCTCTGATACATTCGGCAGGGAGAACATCGTGTCGGTAGTCCTGCATATGGATGAGCAGACACCTCATATCCACGCAACACTCGTTCCAATAGTCAGAGAGGAACGCAAGCGCAAGAAGAAAGAGCAGCAGGTAAAGAAGCGATACCGCAAGAAGCCGACCGATGCCGCCCGACTGTGTGCCGATGATATTATGACACGTGCCAAGCTCAAATCCTATCAGGACAGCTATGCACAAGCCAAGATACAGACCATGCAGACCGAACACAAGAAAGAGCTATCAAGGCTTACCGCCTTGTTGAACAAGACCTTGAAATGGTTTCCGCAAATCAAGGGTATACTCAATCTCGAAAGGGTGTGCCTTGCCGGAGGTTTCAGTCAAGAACAGACGGCAGTGCTGATGATGGGCAAGCCGCTTGAATATAGCGGTGAACTATATTCGGAAGAATACAAACGGAAATTCATGGCAAAGGATGTCAAAGCCAAAGTGTTCACCGACAAAGGGAAGTTCGTCCTTACGATTGACTTGAAACCAATTGGGGATTGGTTCAGGGAGCAGTTTGGGAAGCTAAAACAGGGGTTCAATGTTCGGCAAAATCCAAAACAAAGCCGACTTAAACTATAA